In Hydractinia symbiolongicarpus strain clone_291-10 chromosome 4, HSymV2.1, whole genome shotgun sequence, the following proteins share a genomic window:
- the LOC130640824 gene encoding myosin-2 essential light chain-like, translating to MDSMTQRDRDLLEESFSLYDTVGDSKIDIGILGEALRGLGLNPTEGDVQKIVKELDSTGSRRVSFEEFLPMYLSLSAKASDRHKKNVTDFIECFRVFDKEQNGTVSAGELQHVMTTLGEPLTPAQVDLLTSGIEDKNGMVNIEEFVAIVMQG from the coding sequence ATGGATTCGATGACTCAACGCGATCGCGATTTATTGGAGGAATCGTTTAGCCTTTACGACACTGTTGGCGATTCTAAAATCGACATAGGAATTTTGGGTGAAGCACTTCGAGGACTCGGTTTAAACCCTACAGAGGGAGATGTACAAAAAATCGTAAAAGAATTAGATTCTACTGGTTCACGACGTGTCAGTTTCGAAGAGTTTTTACCAATGTACCTGTCGTTATCAGCGAAAGCTAGCGACCGACACAAGAAAAATGTAACCGATTTTATTGAGTGCTTTCGTGTTTTTGacaaggaacaaaatggcacgGTATCAGCGGGAGAGTTACAACATGTCATGACCACTTTAGGCGAGCCGCTTACTCCAGCCCAAGTTGATTTGCTCACAAGTGGAATTGAAGATAAAAATGGCATGGTTAACATTGAAGAATTTGTTGCCATCGTGATGCAGGGTTGA
- the LOC130640822 gene encoding F-box only protein 11-like isoform X3 — protein MKKGRLSRNSITQSKSLVKPKDSTGYMQRLIPDEVLLKICSFSAAKDLAHLACTCKRLQELCRDESLWKRLYHLSYQLEYPLQKSPTNNLYELVNIISGPGRPEISWRKYYPLLNKAEHVCQDERLVLCLQNLGRKCYQSIQEAVDNSSGLVIIHSGTYKESLEINKPVTLLGAGVPGGKHEVHLTHTNETIMKFSQGGSKSHIAFVRFSVQRTEPNTSARCNCIEICNDSSPTIQDCHITSKSSCAAAVHIHGAGSSPKILRCKITECENVGLFISEGAQGTYEDNDICANRLAGIWVKSGANPIMKRNEVHHGKDAGFFIFDGGMGYYEENDVHSNRIAGIEVRSGANPTVVRCHIHHGFTGGIYVHDDGRGEFMCNRIHTNTFAGVWVTSGSNPTIKDNEIYHGQQGGIYVFGDGRGLVENNDIHGNALAGIQIRSNSNPIVRKNRIHHGLHGGIYIHEGGMGLIEDNEIYANTLAGIWITTGSAPILRHNRIHSGKQVGVYFYDKGCGTLENNEIYNHKYSGIQIRSGSNPVIRQNKIWGGKNGGVLIYNGGQGILEDNEIFDNAMAGVWIKTESNPILRRNKIHDGHEGGVCIFNNGKGLLEENDIFRNSLTGVLISTSSMPVLRRNRIFEGGAAGIEITNGAGGIFERNEVFNNRFDGICLATGVNPKMLDNNCHDNKRALSEAIEAGKCLYQVSGSVCYPMHDFYRCITCSSTENFAICVNCIKNCHGGHDVEFVRHDRFFCDCGAGTTSNPCKLTSSNDTIGQITKSKSPRAGRSPRAPKRRGGTLRCSRSRTRNQRRLEQMEEEEEQRQQHNMEVETSPTRSL, from the exons ATGAAAAAGGGCAGGTTAAGCAGAA ATTCAATTACACAGTCAAAGTCTTTGGTTAAACCCAAGGATTCAACTGGCTATATGCAAAGACTTATACCAGATGAAGTgctattaaaaatttgttcatttTCTGCTGCTAAAGATCTCGCTCATCTGGCATGCACATGTAAACGTTTACAAGAATTGTGTCGCGATGAATCATTATG gaAGAGGTTATATCACTTATCATATCAACTTGAATATCCTTTACAAAAATCCCCTACAAATAATTTATATGAACTAGTTAATATAATTAGTGGCCCTGGTAGGCCAGAGATTTCTTGGAGAAAATACTATCCTCTTCTCAATAAAGCTGAACATGTTTGTCAAGATGAAAGGCTGGTACTTTGCTTGCAAAATTTAGGACGAAAG TGTTATCAATCCATACAAGAAGCTGTGGACAATTCAAGTGGGCTTGTTATCATTCATTCAGGAACTTACAAGGAAAGTTTGGAAATTAATAAACCCGTTACCTTACTTGGTGCAG gagtACCAGGTGGTAAACATGAAGTTCATCTCACACATACCAATGAAACAATAATGAAATTTTCTCAAGGTGGTTCGAAAAGTCATATTGCCTTTGTAAGGTTCTCAGTACAACGAACTGAGCCAAATACTTCAGCAAGATGTAACTGTATCGAAATTTGTAATGATAGCTCACCAACTATTCAAGATTGTCACATCACATCAAAAAGCAGCT GTGCTGCAGCAGTGCACATTCATGGTGCTGGAAGTTCGCCAAAAATTTTGCGCTGTAAAATAACTGAATGTGAAAATGTGGGTCTGTTTATCAGCGAAGGTGCCCAAGGTACCTATGAAGACAATGACATATGCGCGAATAGACTAGCAGGTATCTGGGTGAAGTCAGGGGCAAATCCAATTATGAAAAGAAATGAAGTTCATCATGGGAAAGATGCAGGATTTTTTATCTTTGATGGCGGAATG GGTTATTACGAAGAAAATGATGTCCATAGTAATAGAATTGCAGGAATCGAAGTTCGTTCTGGAGCGAACCCAACTGTTGTTCGATGTCACATCCATCATGGCTTTACCGGTGGTATCTATGTTCACGACGATGGACGAGGGGAATTTATGTGCAATCGAATTCATACTAACACTTTTGCTGGTGTGTGGGTTACATCGGGGAGTAACCCAACAATTAA AGATAACGAAATATATCATGGCCAACAAGGTGGAATTTACGTATTCGGTGACGGTCGTGGTTTAGTTGAAAACAACGACATTCACGGCAATGCTTTGGCTGGCATACAAATTCGTTCAAACAGTAATCCAATTGTTCGTAAGAATAGAATCCATCATGGTTTACATGGTGGCATATACATTCATGAAGGTGGAATGGGACTTATTGAAGATAATGAAATCTATGCAAACACTCTAGCTGGGATATGGATAACCACAGGAAGTGCGCCAATTTTAAGACACAATCGCATACACAGTGGAAAACAG GTCGGAGTGTATTTTTATGATAAAGGTTGTGGTACCCTGGAGAATAATGAAATTTACAACCATAAATATTCAGGAATTCAAATAAG AAGTGGCAGTAATCCTGTCATACGCCAAAACAAGATTTGGGGCGGTAAGAATGGCGGTGTTTTAATTTATAATGGTGGACAAGGTATATTGGAGGACAACGAAATATTTGATAACGCTATGGCTGGTGTATGGATTAAAACTGAAAGTAATCCAATATTGCGACGTAATAAAATCCACGATGGACACGAAGGAGGAGTGTGTATTTTTAACAATGGAAAAGGTTTGCTAGAGGAAAATGATATATTTAGAAACTCACTCACAGGTGTTTTAATAAGTACTTCAAGTATGCCGGTGCTTCGGAGAAATCGTATCTTTGAAGGAGGAGCTGCTGGCATCGAAATAACGAACGGAGCAG GAGGCATCTTCGAACGCAATGAAGTGTTCAACAATCGTTTTGATGGGATATGTCTTGCAACTGGTGTTAATCCCAAGATGTTAG acaatAATTGCCATGACAACAAAAGAGCACTTAGCGAGGCGATTGAAGCTGGCAAATGTTTGTATCAAGTTTCTGGGAGTGTGTGCTATCCTATGCATGATTTCTATCGATGTATAACGTGTTCCTCAACCGAAAATTTCGCCATTTGTGTAAACTGCATCAAGAATTGTCATGGAGGCCACGACGTTGAATTTGTCCGACATGACAG atTCTTTTGCGACTGTGGAGCAGGTACGACCTCAAATCCTTGCAAGCTCACTTCGTCAAACGACACGATTGGACAAATAACAAAATCCAAATCGCCACGCGCGGGCCGTTCTCCTCGCGCGCCCAAAAGGCGTGGCGGGACGTTACGATGTAGTCGATCTAGAACGCGAAACCAGAGGAGGTTAGAACAAATGGAAGAAGAGGAGGAGCAGAGACAACAACACAATATGGAAGTAGAAACCTCGCCTACTAGGTCACTATAG
- the LOC130640822 gene encoding F-box only protein 11-like isoform X4, protein MNHPIIFYSITQSKSLVKPKDSTGYMQRLIPDEVLLKICSFSAAKDLAHLACTCKRLQELCRDESLWKRLYHLSYQLEYPLQKSPTNNLYELVNIISGPGRPEISWRKYYPLLNKAEHVCQDERLVLCLQNLGRKCYQSIQEAVDNSSGLVIIHSGTYKESLEINKPVTLLGAGVPGGKHEVHLTHTNETIMKFSQGGSKSHIAFVRFSVQRTEPNTSARCNCIEICNDSSPTIQDCHITSKSSCAAAVHIHGAGSSPKILRCKITECENVGLFISEGAQGTYEDNDICANRLAGIWVKSGANPIMKRNEVHHGKDAGFFIFDGGMGYYEENDVHSNRIAGIEVRSGANPTVVRCHIHHGFTGGIYVHDDGRGEFMCNRIHTNTFAGVWVTSGSNPTIKDNEIYHGQQGGIYVFGDGRGLVENNDIHGNALAGIQIRSNSNPIVRKNRIHHGLHGGIYIHEGGMGLIEDNEIYANTLAGIWITTGSAPILRHNRIHSGKQVGVYFYDKGCGTLENNEIYNHKYSGIQIRSGSNPVIRQNKIWGGKNGGVLIYNGGQGILEDNEIFDNAMAGVWIKTESNPILRRNKIHDGHEGGVCIFNNGKGLLEENDIFRNSLTGVLISTSSMPVLRRNRIFEGGAAGIEITNGAGGIFERNEVFNNRFDGICLATGVNPKMLDNNCHDNKRALSEAIEAGKCLYQVSGSVCYPMHDFYRCITCSSTENFAICVNCIKNCHGGHDVEFVRHDRFFCDCGAGTTSNPCKLTSSNDTIGQITKSKSPRAGRSPRAPKRRGGTLRCSRSRTRNQRRLEQMEEEEEQRQQHNMEVETSPTRSL, encoded by the exons ATGAATCATCCAATAATCTTTT ATTCAATTACACAGTCAAAGTCTTTGGTTAAACCCAAGGATTCAACTGGCTATATGCAAAGACTTATACCAGATGAAGTgctattaaaaatttgttcatttTCTGCTGCTAAAGATCTCGCTCATCTGGCATGCACATGTAAACGTTTACAAGAATTGTGTCGCGATGAATCATTATG gaAGAGGTTATATCACTTATCATATCAACTTGAATATCCTTTACAAAAATCCCCTACAAATAATTTATATGAACTAGTTAATATAATTAGTGGCCCTGGTAGGCCAGAGATTTCTTGGAGAAAATACTATCCTCTTCTCAATAAAGCTGAACATGTTTGTCAAGATGAAAGGCTGGTACTTTGCTTGCAAAATTTAGGACGAAAG TGTTATCAATCCATACAAGAAGCTGTGGACAATTCAAGTGGGCTTGTTATCATTCATTCAGGAACTTACAAGGAAAGTTTGGAAATTAATAAACCCGTTACCTTACTTGGTGCAG gagtACCAGGTGGTAAACATGAAGTTCATCTCACACATACCAATGAAACAATAATGAAATTTTCTCAAGGTGGTTCGAAAAGTCATATTGCCTTTGTAAGGTTCTCAGTACAACGAACTGAGCCAAATACTTCAGCAAGATGTAACTGTATCGAAATTTGTAATGATAGCTCACCAACTATTCAAGATTGTCACATCACATCAAAAAGCAGCT GTGCTGCAGCAGTGCACATTCATGGTGCTGGAAGTTCGCCAAAAATTTTGCGCTGTAAAATAACTGAATGTGAAAATGTGGGTCTGTTTATCAGCGAAGGTGCCCAAGGTACCTATGAAGACAATGACATATGCGCGAATAGACTAGCAGGTATCTGGGTGAAGTCAGGGGCAAATCCAATTATGAAAAGAAATGAAGTTCATCATGGGAAAGATGCAGGATTTTTTATCTTTGATGGCGGAATG GGTTATTACGAAGAAAATGATGTCCATAGTAATAGAATTGCAGGAATCGAAGTTCGTTCTGGAGCGAACCCAACTGTTGTTCGATGTCACATCCATCATGGCTTTACCGGTGGTATCTATGTTCACGACGATGGACGAGGGGAATTTATGTGCAATCGAATTCATACTAACACTTTTGCTGGTGTGTGGGTTACATCGGGGAGTAACCCAACAATTAA AGATAACGAAATATATCATGGCCAACAAGGTGGAATTTACGTATTCGGTGACGGTCGTGGTTTAGTTGAAAACAACGACATTCACGGCAATGCTTTGGCTGGCATACAAATTCGTTCAAACAGTAATCCAATTGTTCGTAAGAATAGAATCCATCATGGTTTACATGGTGGCATATACATTCATGAAGGTGGAATGGGACTTATTGAAGATAATGAAATCTATGCAAACACTCTAGCTGGGATATGGATAACCACAGGAAGTGCGCCAATTTTAAGACACAATCGCATACACAGTGGAAAACAG GTCGGAGTGTATTTTTATGATAAAGGTTGTGGTACCCTGGAGAATAATGAAATTTACAACCATAAATATTCAGGAATTCAAATAAG AAGTGGCAGTAATCCTGTCATACGCCAAAACAAGATTTGGGGCGGTAAGAATGGCGGTGTTTTAATTTATAATGGTGGACAAGGTATATTGGAGGACAACGAAATATTTGATAACGCTATGGCTGGTGTATGGATTAAAACTGAAAGTAATCCAATATTGCGACGTAATAAAATCCACGATGGACACGAAGGAGGAGTGTGTATTTTTAACAATGGAAAAGGTTTGCTAGAGGAAAATGATATATTTAGAAACTCACTCACAGGTGTTTTAATAAGTACTTCAAGTATGCCGGTGCTTCGGAGAAATCGTATCTTTGAAGGAGGAGCTGCTGGCATCGAAATAACGAACGGAGCAG GAGGCATCTTCGAACGCAATGAAGTGTTCAACAATCGTTTTGATGGGATATGTCTTGCAACTGGTGTTAATCCCAAGATGTTAG acaatAATTGCCATGACAACAAAAGAGCACTTAGCGAGGCGATTGAAGCTGGCAAATGTTTGTATCAAGTTTCTGGGAGTGTGTGCTATCCTATGCATGATTTCTATCGATGTATAACGTGTTCCTCAACCGAAAATTTCGCCATTTGTGTAAACTGCATCAAGAATTGTCATGGAGGCCACGACGTTGAATTTGTCCGACATGACAG atTCTTTTGCGACTGTGGAGCAGGTACGACCTCAAATCCTTGCAAGCTCACTTCGTCAAACGACACGATTGGACAAATAACAAAATCCAAATCGCCACGCGCGGGCCGTTCTCCTCGCGCGCCCAAAAGGCGTGGCGGGACGTTACGATGTAGTCGATCTAGAACGCGAAACCAGAGGAGGTTAGAACAAATGGAAGAAGAGGAGGAGCAGAGACAACAACACAATATGGAAGTAGAAACCTCGCCTACTAGGTCACTATAG
- the LOC130640822 gene encoding F-box only protein 11-like isoform X2 yields MDMEVCVESTSPASKFFSKESSTLSFTTAHCFSFTLLKTQEVLAVNCNKLYSKPPCNVKDNTSNIDSITQSKSLVKPKDSTGYMQRLIPDEVLLKICSFSAAKDLAHLACTCKRLQELCRDESLWKRLYHLSYQLEYPLQKSPTNNLYELVNIISGPGRPEISWRKYYPLLNKAEHVCQDERLVLCLQNLGRKCYQSIQEAVDNSSGLVIIHSGTYKESLEINKPVTLLGAGVPGGKHEVHLTHTNETIMKFSQGGSKSHIAFVRFSVQRTEPNTSARCNCIEICNDSSPTIQDCHITSKSSCAAAVHIHGAGSSPKILRCKITECENVGLFISEGAQGTYEDNDICANRLAGIWVKSGANPIMKRNEVHHGKDAGFFIFDGGMGYYEENDVHSNRIAGIEVRSGANPTVVRCHIHHGFTGGIYVHDDGRGEFMCNRIHTNTFAGVWVTSGSNPTIKDNEIYHGQQGGIYVFGDGRGLVENNDIHGNALAGIQIRSNSNPIVRKNRIHHGLHGGIYIHEGGMGLIEDNEIYANTLAGIWITTGSAPILRHNRIHSGKQVGVYFYDKGCGTLENNEIYNHKYSGIQIRSGSNPVIRQNKIWGGKNGGVLIYNGGQGILEDNEIFDNAMAGVWIKTESNPILRRNKIHDGHEGGVCIFNNGKGLLEENDIFRNSLTGVLISTSSMPVLRRNRIFEGGAAGIEITNGAGGIFERNEVFNNRFDGICLATGVNPKMLDNNCHDNKRALSEAIEAGKCLYQVSGSVCYPMHDFYRCITCSSTENFAICVNCIKNCHGGHDVEFVRHDRFFCDCGAGTTSNPCKLTSSNDTIGQITKSKSPRAGRSPRAPKRRGGTLRCSRSRTRNQRRLEQMEEEEEQRQQHNMEVETSPTRSL; encoded by the exons ATGGACATGGAAGTATGTGTAGAGTCAACTTCACCTGCtagcaaatttttttctaaagaatCATCAACTTTATCATTTACTACAGCACATTGCTTCTCATTTACACTTTTAAAGACACAAGAG GTCCTTGCTGTTAACTGTAATAAGCTTTACAGTAAACCACCATGTAATGTGAAAGATAATACGTCAAATATAG ATTCAATTACACAGTCAAAGTCTTTGGTTAAACCCAAGGATTCAACTGGCTATATGCAAAGACTTATACCAGATGAAGTgctattaaaaatttgttcatttTCTGCTGCTAAAGATCTCGCTCATCTGGCATGCACATGTAAACGTTTACAAGAATTGTGTCGCGATGAATCATTATG gaAGAGGTTATATCACTTATCATATCAACTTGAATATCCTTTACAAAAATCCCCTACAAATAATTTATATGAACTAGTTAATATAATTAGTGGCCCTGGTAGGCCAGAGATTTCTTGGAGAAAATACTATCCTCTTCTCAATAAAGCTGAACATGTTTGTCAAGATGAAAGGCTGGTACTTTGCTTGCAAAATTTAGGACGAAAG TGTTATCAATCCATACAAGAAGCTGTGGACAATTCAAGTGGGCTTGTTATCATTCATTCAGGAACTTACAAGGAAAGTTTGGAAATTAATAAACCCGTTACCTTACTTGGTGCAG gagtACCAGGTGGTAAACATGAAGTTCATCTCACACATACCAATGAAACAATAATGAAATTTTCTCAAGGTGGTTCGAAAAGTCATATTGCCTTTGTAAGGTTCTCAGTACAACGAACTGAGCCAAATACTTCAGCAAGATGTAACTGTATCGAAATTTGTAATGATAGCTCACCAACTATTCAAGATTGTCACATCACATCAAAAAGCAGCT GTGCTGCAGCAGTGCACATTCATGGTGCTGGAAGTTCGCCAAAAATTTTGCGCTGTAAAATAACTGAATGTGAAAATGTGGGTCTGTTTATCAGCGAAGGTGCCCAAGGTACCTATGAAGACAATGACATATGCGCGAATAGACTAGCAGGTATCTGGGTGAAGTCAGGGGCAAATCCAATTATGAAAAGAAATGAAGTTCATCATGGGAAAGATGCAGGATTTTTTATCTTTGATGGCGGAATG GGTTATTACGAAGAAAATGATGTCCATAGTAATAGAATTGCAGGAATCGAAGTTCGTTCTGGAGCGAACCCAACTGTTGTTCGATGTCACATCCATCATGGCTTTACCGGTGGTATCTATGTTCACGACGATGGACGAGGGGAATTTATGTGCAATCGAATTCATACTAACACTTTTGCTGGTGTGTGGGTTACATCGGGGAGTAACCCAACAATTAA AGATAACGAAATATATCATGGCCAACAAGGTGGAATTTACGTATTCGGTGACGGTCGTGGTTTAGTTGAAAACAACGACATTCACGGCAATGCTTTGGCTGGCATACAAATTCGTTCAAACAGTAATCCAATTGTTCGTAAGAATAGAATCCATCATGGTTTACATGGTGGCATATACATTCATGAAGGTGGAATGGGACTTATTGAAGATAATGAAATCTATGCAAACACTCTAGCTGGGATATGGATAACCACAGGAAGTGCGCCAATTTTAAGACACAATCGCATACACAGTGGAAAACAG GTCGGAGTGTATTTTTATGATAAAGGTTGTGGTACCCTGGAGAATAATGAAATTTACAACCATAAATATTCAGGAATTCAAATAAG AAGTGGCAGTAATCCTGTCATACGCCAAAACAAGATTTGGGGCGGTAAGAATGGCGGTGTTTTAATTTATAATGGTGGACAAGGTATATTGGAGGACAACGAAATATTTGATAACGCTATGGCTGGTGTATGGATTAAAACTGAAAGTAATCCAATATTGCGACGTAATAAAATCCACGATGGACACGAAGGAGGAGTGTGTATTTTTAACAATGGAAAAGGTTTGCTAGAGGAAAATGATATATTTAGAAACTCACTCACAGGTGTTTTAATAAGTACTTCAAGTATGCCGGTGCTTCGGAGAAATCGTATCTTTGAAGGAGGAGCTGCTGGCATCGAAATAACGAACGGAGCAG GAGGCATCTTCGAACGCAATGAAGTGTTCAACAATCGTTTTGATGGGATATGTCTTGCAACTGGTGTTAATCCCAAGATGTTAG acaatAATTGCCATGACAACAAAAGAGCACTTAGCGAGGCGATTGAAGCTGGCAAATGTTTGTATCAAGTTTCTGGGAGTGTGTGCTATCCTATGCATGATTTCTATCGATGTATAACGTGTTCCTCAACCGAAAATTTCGCCATTTGTGTAAACTGCATCAAGAATTGTCATGGAGGCCACGACGTTGAATTTGTCCGACATGACAG atTCTTTTGCGACTGTGGAGCAGGTACGACCTCAAATCCTTGCAAGCTCACTTCGTCAAACGACACGATTGGACAAATAACAAAATCCAAATCGCCACGCGCGGGCCGTTCTCCTCGCGCGCCCAAAAGGCGTGGCGGGACGTTACGATGTAGTCGATCTAGAACGCGAAACCAGAGGAGGTTAGAACAAATGGAAGAAGAGGAGGAGCAGAGACAACAACACAATATGGAAGTAGAAACCTCGCCTACTAGGTCACTATAG
- the LOC130640822 gene encoding F-box only protein 11-like isoform X1 yields the protein MWDRRNIVDLTACQIKDLVERNRFKSEMDMEVCVESTSPASKFFSKESSTLSFTTAHCFSFTLLKTQEVLAVNCNKLYSKPPCNVKDNTSNIDSITQSKSLVKPKDSTGYMQRLIPDEVLLKICSFSAAKDLAHLACTCKRLQELCRDESLWKRLYHLSYQLEYPLQKSPTNNLYELVNIISGPGRPEISWRKYYPLLNKAEHVCQDERLVLCLQNLGRKCYQSIQEAVDNSSGLVIIHSGTYKESLEINKPVTLLGAGVPGGKHEVHLTHTNETIMKFSQGGSKSHIAFVRFSVQRTEPNTSARCNCIEICNDSSPTIQDCHITSKSSCAAAVHIHGAGSSPKILRCKITECENVGLFISEGAQGTYEDNDICANRLAGIWVKSGANPIMKRNEVHHGKDAGFFIFDGGMGYYEENDVHSNRIAGIEVRSGANPTVVRCHIHHGFTGGIYVHDDGRGEFMCNRIHTNTFAGVWVTSGSNPTIKDNEIYHGQQGGIYVFGDGRGLVENNDIHGNALAGIQIRSNSNPIVRKNRIHHGLHGGIYIHEGGMGLIEDNEIYANTLAGIWITTGSAPILRHNRIHSGKQVGVYFYDKGCGTLENNEIYNHKYSGIQIRSGSNPVIRQNKIWGGKNGGVLIYNGGQGILEDNEIFDNAMAGVWIKTESNPILRRNKIHDGHEGGVCIFNNGKGLLEENDIFRNSLTGVLISTSSMPVLRRNRIFEGGAAGIEITNGAGGIFERNEVFNNRFDGICLATGVNPKMLDNNCHDNKRALSEAIEAGKCLYQVSGSVCYPMHDFYRCITCSSTENFAICVNCIKNCHGGHDVEFVRHDRFFCDCGAGTTSNPCKLTSSNDTIGQITKSKSPRAGRSPRAPKRRGGTLRCSRSRTRNQRRLEQMEEEEEQRQQHNMEVETSPTRSL from the exons ATGTGGGATCGAAGaaatatcgttgatttaacagCATGTCAAATAAAAGACTTAGTGGAGAGAAATCGTTTTAAAAGTG AAATGGACATGGAAGTATGTGTAGAGTCAACTTCACCTGCtagcaaatttttttctaaagaatCATCAACTTTATCATTTACTACAGCACATTGCTTCTCATTTACACTTTTAAAGACACAAGAG GTCCTTGCTGTTAACTGTAATAAGCTTTACAGTAAACCACCATGTAATGTGAAAGATAATACGTCAAATATAG ATTCAATTACACAGTCAAAGTCTTTGGTTAAACCCAAGGATTCAACTGGCTATATGCAAAGACTTATACCAGATGAAGTgctattaaaaatttgttcatttTCTGCTGCTAAAGATCTCGCTCATCTGGCATGCACATGTAAACGTTTACAAGAATTGTGTCGCGATGAATCATTATG gaAGAGGTTATATCACTTATCATATCAACTTGAATATCCTTTACAAAAATCCCCTACAAATAATTTATATGAACTAGTTAATATAATTAGTGGCCCTGGTAGGCCAGAGATTTCTTGGAGAAAATACTATCCTCTTCTCAATAAAGCTGAACATGTTTGTCAAGATGAAAGGCTGGTACTTTGCTTGCAAAATTTAGGACGAAAG TGTTATCAATCCATACAAGAAGCTGTGGACAATTCAAGTGGGCTTGTTATCATTCATTCAGGAACTTACAAGGAAAGTTTGGAAATTAATAAACCCGTTACCTTACTTGGTGCAG gagtACCAGGTGGTAAACATGAAGTTCATCTCACACATACCAATGAAACAATAATGAAATTTTCTCAAGGTGGTTCGAAAAGTCATATTGCCTTTGTAAGGTTCTCAGTACAACGAACTGAGCCAAATACTTCAGCAAGATGTAACTGTATCGAAATTTGTAATGATAGCTCACCAACTATTCAAGATTGTCACATCACATCAAAAAGCAGCT GTGCTGCAGCAGTGCACATTCATGGTGCTGGAAGTTCGCCAAAAATTTTGCGCTGTAAAATAACTGAATGTGAAAATGTGGGTCTGTTTATCAGCGAAGGTGCCCAAGGTACCTATGAAGACAATGACATATGCGCGAATAGACTAGCAGGTATCTGGGTGAAGTCAGGGGCAAATCCAATTATGAAAAGAAATGAAGTTCATCATGGGAAAGATGCAGGATTTTTTATCTTTGATGGCGGAATG GGTTATTACGAAGAAAATGATGTCCATAGTAATAGAATTGCAGGAATCGAAGTTCGTTCTGGAGCGAACCCAACTGTTGTTCGATGTCACATCCATCATGGCTTTACCGGTGGTATCTATGTTCACGACGATGGACGAGGGGAATTTATGTGCAATCGAATTCATACTAACACTTTTGCTGGTGTGTGGGTTACATCGGGGAGTAACCCAACAATTAA AGATAACGAAATATATCATGGCCAACAAGGTGGAATTTACGTATTCGGTGACGGTCGTGGTTTAGTTGAAAACAACGACATTCACGGCAATGCTTTGGCTGGCATACAAATTCGTTCAAACAGTAATCCAATTGTTCGTAAGAATAGAATCCATCATGGTTTACATGGTGGCATATACATTCATGAAGGTGGAATGGGACTTATTGAAGATAATGAAATCTATGCAAACACTCTAGCTGGGATATGGATAACCACAGGAAGTGCGCCAATTTTAAGACACAATCGCATACACAGTGGAAAACAG GTCGGAGTGTATTTTTATGATAAAGGTTGTGGTACCCTGGAGAATAATGAAATTTACAACCATAAATATTCAGGAATTCAAATAAG AAGTGGCAGTAATCCTGTCATACGCCAAAACAAGATTTGGGGCGGTAAGAATGGCGGTGTTTTAATTTATAATGGTGGACAAGGTATATTGGAGGACAACGAAATATTTGATAACGCTATGGCTGGTGTATGGATTAAAACTGAAAGTAATCCAATATTGCGACGTAATAAAATCCACGATGGACACGAAGGAGGAGTGTGTATTTTTAACAATGGAAAAGGTTTGCTAGAGGAAAATGATATATTTAGAAACTCACTCACAGGTGTTTTAATAAGTACTTCAAGTATGCCGGTGCTTCGGAGAAATCGTATCTTTGAAGGAGGAGCTGCTGGCATCGAAATAACGAACGGAGCAG GAGGCATCTTCGAACGCAATGAAGTGTTCAACAATCGTTTTGATGGGATATGTCTTGCAACTGGTGTTAATCCCAAGATGTTAG acaatAATTGCCATGACAACAAAAGAGCACTTAGCGAGGCGATTGAAGCTGGCAAATGTTTGTATCAAGTTTCTGGGAGTGTGTGCTATCCTATGCATGATTTCTATCGATGTATAACGTGTTCCTCAACCGAAAATTTCGCCATTTGTGTAAACTGCATCAAGAATTGTCATGGAGGCCACGACGTTGAATTTGTCCGACATGACAG atTCTTTTGCGACTGTGGAGCAGGTACGACCTCAAATCCTTGCAAGCTCACTTCGTCAAACGACACGATTGGACAAATAACAAAATCCAAATCGCCACGCGCGGGCCGTTCTCCTCGCGCGCCCAAAAGGCGTGGCGGGACGTTACGATGTAGTCGATCTAGAACGCGAAACCAGAGGAGGTTAGAACAAATGGAAGAAGAGGAGGAGCAGAGACAACAACACAATATGGAAGTAGAAACCTCGCCTACTAGGTCACTATAG